The following proteins come from a genomic window of Athalia rosae chromosome 1, iyAthRosa1.1, whole genome shotgun sequence:
- the LOC105687200 gene encoding rho GTPase-activating protein 39 isoform X4, translating to MASDRMEWVEIIEPRTKEHMYANLTTGECVWDPPPGVPVKKTDNNQWWELFDQNTSRFYYYNATSQKTVWHRPTDCDIIPLAKLQTLKQNTEPVGPGGDSQRGVEPKKKESVSTQTPTSSVGRVARFPFQESPNLAATLQVGGACRPRGPGVGVDAQTSPPSLSPSSRRHHHHHHHHHNNRHHHRHHEQPAARRQHNHSQDSGRSSDSSVSHSRTSLESTGYRLLDSPHRHHHRSVAPTQPLPPQSSHLRQQSGTLENRSHKSGTLESVKNQKSQPKTDSPPLGLSLSTSTPLFKKKTFAEPQREIRANLDSERTKNGKDNNRGSYGPEPSTSPYRESMMESRGFRQEMPPYRPPEVQVGQLYKPQVDKYGSLIETTGNRYHRERDMHHRERVNSLDKTNATSFYPSSIHHRNRQDTGSGSVSRLHHGSVSLSEANVREKYGGVPPERVEANKSLIRGTGGIMANVSKQRSLEVSERERDHRRTTCNNSIDRTTQPIARSYSFVQQQKQQQKQQNRRRDRDDDSMHERYLVGQTQSQSRDSSNSNSNDTSSTNSSSNSMGGEEVVGAEESENGKKKKSNGNPSPPPSPYYGNLLVDADHLLPLQHYILQQAKLSGCYRFGDPLLVEDGDDSLDEEGGRGGGPGGRVDDDSDDQFADDEAASNQGDSSSQEYLEDHYADLGNYDTAGLATYYNTADTLTRPPATPPPPTIVSHTDGIAASAVRPISLPPSTGVVMGTTPSIGNETSIGGTDFDEIRRDGGGGDIEKYAQDNLNLNCGRPKGLRLLFRKKFSVRDMLSWSKDPIPQPMLAITGRDGEKPLKREACNLFRLVQVYMGDRKANVGMTLDGVAMDIVNTTFAKPPLRDELYVQICRQTTENPRKESLRRGWELMAVCLAFVPASATFEPYLEGYMNRHRDPDFQFLEVPKWPIHVQVSHYATVACRRLQRIGAHGKRQPRKATLEDIDQARIQIFRASMFGATLTEVMALQRDRYPQRELPWVQTTLARQVLLRGGTTTEGIFRVSADADEVSVLKASLDRFEDSGVANSAQDAHAPASLLKLWVRELYEPLIPDTLYTECVSMRHDDARAAAAAATALVDRLPDLNRRVLCHLIRFLQIFARPEVVVRTKMDASNLAMVMAPNVLRCTSQDPRIILENARKEMAFVRTLIQSLETAWVEGLH from the exons ATGGCATCCGACAG AATGGAATGGGTGGAAATCATCGAGCCCCGTACCAAGGAGCACATGTATGCCAACCTTACCACTGGCGAATGTGTATGGGATCCCCCACCTGGAGTTCCTGT AAAGAAGACAGACAATAACCAATGGTGGGAATTGTTTGATCAGAACACTTCACGATTTTACTACTACAATGCAACATCCCAGAAAACGGTTTGGCACCGTCCTACTGACTGTGACATCATACCCCTGGCCAAGTTGCAG ACCTTGAAACAAAACACAGAGCCTGTAGGACCTGGTGGTGATTCTCAGAGAGGAGTCGAGCCCAAGAAAAAAGAGTCGGTGTCAACACAGACTCCAACTTCTTCAGTGGGTAGAGTTGCACGTTTCCCCTTTCAGGAGAGTCCAAATCTAGCTGCGACACTA CAGGTTGGAGGGGCTTGCCGACCTCGAGGACCTGGGGTTGGCGTCGATGCACAAACTTCGCCTCCTTCACTTTCACCCTCGTCCAGACGTCaccatcatcaccatcatcatcatcataacAATCGTCATCACCATAGACATCACGAACAGCCTGCAGCTCGGAGGCAGCATAATCACTCCCAG GATTCCGGGCGTTCGAGCGATAGTTCAGTTTCACATAGTCGCACTTCCTTGGAATCTACTGGTTATCGGCTGTTGGATTCACCCCATCGTCATCATCACCGTTCAGTTGCACCCACGCAACCTTTGCCTCCACAATCCTCTCATCTTCGCCAGCAATCTGGTACTCTAGAAAACCGAAGTCACAAGAGTGGCACTCTGGAGAGTgtgaagaaccaaaaatctCAACCGAAAACTGACTCACCACCTCTAGGCTTGTCGCTGTCAACTAGTACTCcccttttcaaaaaaaagacTTTTGCTGAACCTCAGAGAGAAATCAGAGCTAATTTAGACTCTGAGAGAACTAAGAATG GCAAAGATAACAACAGAGGATCATATGGCCCAGAGCCAAGTACGTCGCCATACAGAGAGTCGATGATGGAATCCCGTGGCTTCAGGCAAGAAATGCCACCTTATCGTCCACCGGAGGTACAAGTTGGACAACTGTACAAGCCTCAGGTCGATAAATATGGATCTCTCATCGAAACAACGGGAAATCGATATCACAGGGAACGGGATATGCACCACAGGGAGAGAGTAAACAGTCTAGACAAAACAAACGCAACATCATTTTATCCGAGCTCTATTCACCATCGTAACCGTCAAGACACAGGCAGTGGTAGTGTGAGTAGACTCCATCATGGCTCCGTATCTTTGTCAGAGGCTAATGTTAGAGAGAAATATGGCGGAGTACCACCGGAGAGAGTAGAGGCTAATAAAAGTTTAATCAGAGGGACTGGAGGAATTATGGCAAATGTATCTAAGCAAAGAAGTTTGGAAGTTAGTGAAAGGGAGAGAGATCATAGGAGAACAACTTGCAATAATTCTATCGACCGTACAACACAGCCGATAGCACGCAGCTACAGTTTTGTgcagcagcaaaagcagcaACAGAAGCAGCAGAATAGAAGACGTGATAGGGACGATGATTCGATGCATGAGAGGTATTTGGTTGGTCAAACACAGTCTCAATCAAGAGACAGCAGCAACAGTAATAGCAATGACACCAGCAGCACAAACAGTAGCAGCAACAGCATGGGAGGTGAAGAAGTTGTTGGAGCTGAAGAGAGtgagaatggaaagaaaaagaaaagcaatgGAAATCCTAGTCCTCCGCCATCACCCTATTATGGGAATCTGTTAGTGGACGCAGATCACCTGTTGCCGCTGCAACATTATATTCTACAACAAGCAAAGCTGTCAG GTTGTTACAGGTTTGGCGATCCATTGTTGGTAGAGGATGGAGACGATTCGTTAGACGAAGAAGGGGGGCGAGGTGGCGGACCAGGAGGACGCGTGGACGATGATTCTGACGATCAGTTTGCGGATGATGAAGCAGCTAGTAATCAGGGAGATTCATCGAGCCAGGAATATCTTGAAGATCATTACGCCG ATTTAGGCAACTATGATACAGCAGGTTTAGCTACTTATTACAATACTGCGGATACTTTGACTAGGCCACCTGCTACTCCACCACCTCCAACAATCGTATCCCATACTGAT GGTATAGCTGCCAGTGCCGTAAGACCGATTTCTTTACCACCATCGACCGGAGTTGTTATGGGGACCACTCCAAGCATTGGAAATGAAACTAGTATAGGAGGAACGGACTTTGATGAAATCAGGCgagatggtggtggtggggatattgaaaaatacgcCCAAGACAACCTGAATCTGAATTGTGGAAGACCTAAGGGACTCAGGTTACTCTTCCGTAAGAAATTCAGTGTGCGCGATATGCTGAGTTGGTCTAAAGACCCGATACCTCAGCCTATGCTCGCTATAACTGGAAGAGACGGTGAGAAGCCTCTCAAAAGAGAAGCTTGTAATTTATTTAGACTCGTGCAAGTTTACATGGGAGATCGCAAAGCTAACGTAGGTATGACtcttgacggagtcgcgatgGATATCGTAAATACAACTTTTGCTAAACCGCCCCTTCGAGACGAGTTGTATGTGCAAATATGTCGTCAAACGACTGAAAATCCTCGCAAAGAAAGCCTTCGCAGAGGCTGGGAGCTGATGGCTGTTTGCCTCGCGTTTGTTCCTGCCAGTGCTACTTTTGAGCCGTACCTTGAGGGTTACATGAATAGGCATAGAGATCCAGATTTCCAATTTCTTGAAGTGCCCAAATGGCCAATACACGTCCAAGTCAGTCACTACGCCACTGTGGCCTGTCGTCGTTTGCAGCGTATCGGAGCCCATGGAAAACGACAACCCCGAAAGGCTACTCTTGAGGATATCGACCAAGCAAGG ATCCAAATCTTCCGAGCTTCGATGTTTGGAGCGACGCTCACCGAAGTGATGGCTTTGCAGCGGGATCGATATCCACAAAGAGAGCTGCCATGGGTGCAGACAACCCTTGCTCGTCAGGTACTACTCCGTGGTGGGACCACCACCGAAGGAATTTTCCGGGTATCAGCCGATGCCGACGAGGTCAGCGTTCTCAAGGCATCTCTGGACAGATTCGAGGATAGCGGAGTAGCGAATTCGGCACAAGATGCCCATGCCCCAGCTTCTCTACTGAAATTGTGGGTGAGGGAGCTTTACGAACCTCTAATCCCAGATACTCTCTACACAGAATGCGTGTCGATGCGCCACGACGACGCtcgagctgctgctgcagcagcaaCCGCTTTGGTCGATCGACTTCCAGACCTCAACCGTCGAGTTCTGTGCCATCTTATTAGATTCCTACAG aTATTCGCAAGACCGGAAGTTgtcgttcgaacaaaaatgGATGCGAGCAACTTGGCTATGGTGATGGCTCCGAACGTATTACGCTGTACATCACAAGATCCAAGGATTATCCTTGAGAATGCACGGAAAGAGATGGCCTTTGTTCGTACCCTAATTCAATCTCTAGAGACCGCATGGGTCGAAGGTCTCCACTGA
- the LOC105687200 gene encoding rho GTPase-activating protein 39 isoform X1 — protein sequence MASDRYEGLYRMEWVEIIEPRTKEHMYANLTTGECVWDPPPGVPVKKTDNNQWWELFDQNTSRFYYYNATSQKTVWHRPTDCDIIPLAKLQTLKQNTEPVGPGGDSQRGVEPKKKESVSTQTPTSSVGRVARFPFQESPNLAATLQVGGACRPRGPGVGVDAQTSPPSLSPSSRRHHHHHHHHHNNRHHHRHHEQPAARRQHNHSQDSGRSSDSSVSHSRTSLESTGYRLLDSPHRHHHRSVAPTQPLPPQSSHLRQQSGTLENRSHKSGTLESVKNQKSQPKTDSPPLGLSLSTSTPLFKKKTFAEPQREIRANLDSERTKNGKDNNRGSYGPEPSTSPYRESMMESRGFRQEMPPYRPPEVQVGQLYKPQVDKYGSLIETTGNRYHRERDMHHRERVNSLDKTNATSFYPSSIHHRNRQDTGSGSVSRLHHGSVSLSEANVREKYGGVPPERVEANKSLIRGTGGIMANVSKQRSLEVSERERDHRRTTCNNSIDRTTQPIARSYSFVQQQKQQQKQQNRRRDRDDDSMHERYLVGQTQSQSRDSSNSNSNDTSSTNSSSNSMGGEEVVGAEESENGKKKKSNGNPSPPPSPYYGNLLVDADHLLPLQHYILQQAKLSGCYRFGDPLLVEDGDDSLDEEGGRGGGPGGRVDDDSDDQFADDEAASNQGDSSSQEYLEDHYADLGNYDTAGLATYYNTADTLTRPPATPPPPTIVSHTDGIAASAVRPISLPPSTGVVMGTTPSIGNETSIGGTDFDEIRRDGGGGDIEKYAQDNLNLNCGRPKGLRLLFRKKFSVRDMLSWSKDPIPQPMLAITGRDGEKPLKREACNLFRLVQVYMGDRKANVGMTLDGVAMDIVNTTFAKPPLRDELYVQICRQTTENPRKESLRRGWELMAVCLAFVPASATFEPYLEGYMNRHRDPDFQFLEVPKWPIHVQVSHYATVACRRLQRIGAHGKRQPRKATLEDIDQARIQIFRASMFGATLTEVMALQRDRYPQRELPWVQTTLARQVLLRGGTTTEGIFRVSADADEVSVLKASLDRFEDSGVANSAQDAHAPASLLKLWVRELYEPLIPDTLYTECVSMRHDDARAAAAAATALVDRLPDLNRRVLCHLIRFLQIFARPEVVVRTKMDASNLAMVMAPNVLRCTSQDPRIILENARKEMAFVRTLIQSLETAWVEGLH from the exons ATGGCATCCGACAGGTACGAAGGATTGTA CAGAATGGAATGGGTGGAAATCATCGAGCCCCGTACCAAGGAGCACATGTATGCCAACCTTACCACTGGCGAATGTGTATGGGATCCCCCACCTGGAGTTCCTGT AAAGAAGACAGACAATAACCAATGGTGGGAATTGTTTGATCAGAACACTTCACGATTTTACTACTACAATGCAACATCCCAGAAAACGGTTTGGCACCGTCCTACTGACTGTGACATCATACCCCTGGCCAAGTTGCAG ACCTTGAAACAAAACACAGAGCCTGTAGGACCTGGTGGTGATTCTCAGAGAGGAGTCGAGCCCAAGAAAAAAGAGTCGGTGTCAACACAGACTCCAACTTCTTCAGTGGGTAGAGTTGCACGTTTCCCCTTTCAGGAGAGTCCAAATCTAGCTGCGACACTA CAGGTTGGAGGGGCTTGCCGACCTCGAGGACCTGGGGTTGGCGTCGATGCACAAACTTCGCCTCCTTCACTTTCACCCTCGTCCAGACGTCaccatcatcaccatcatcatcatcataacAATCGTCATCACCATAGACATCACGAACAGCCTGCAGCTCGGAGGCAGCATAATCACTCCCAG GATTCCGGGCGTTCGAGCGATAGTTCAGTTTCACATAGTCGCACTTCCTTGGAATCTACTGGTTATCGGCTGTTGGATTCACCCCATCGTCATCATCACCGTTCAGTTGCACCCACGCAACCTTTGCCTCCACAATCCTCTCATCTTCGCCAGCAATCTGGTACTCTAGAAAACCGAAGTCACAAGAGTGGCACTCTGGAGAGTgtgaagaaccaaaaatctCAACCGAAAACTGACTCACCACCTCTAGGCTTGTCGCTGTCAACTAGTACTCcccttttcaaaaaaaagacTTTTGCTGAACCTCAGAGAGAAATCAGAGCTAATTTAGACTCTGAGAGAACTAAGAATG GCAAAGATAACAACAGAGGATCATATGGCCCAGAGCCAAGTACGTCGCCATACAGAGAGTCGATGATGGAATCCCGTGGCTTCAGGCAAGAAATGCCACCTTATCGTCCACCGGAGGTACAAGTTGGACAACTGTACAAGCCTCAGGTCGATAAATATGGATCTCTCATCGAAACAACGGGAAATCGATATCACAGGGAACGGGATATGCACCACAGGGAGAGAGTAAACAGTCTAGACAAAACAAACGCAACATCATTTTATCCGAGCTCTATTCACCATCGTAACCGTCAAGACACAGGCAGTGGTAGTGTGAGTAGACTCCATCATGGCTCCGTATCTTTGTCAGAGGCTAATGTTAGAGAGAAATATGGCGGAGTACCACCGGAGAGAGTAGAGGCTAATAAAAGTTTAATCAGAGGGACTGGAGGAATTATGGCAAATGTATCTAAGCAAAGAAGTTTGGAAGTTAGTGAAAGGGAGAGAGATCATAGGAGAACAACTTGCAATAATTCTATCGACCGTACAACACAGCCGATAGCACGCAGCTACAGTTTTGTgcagcagcaaaagcagcaACAGAAGCAGCAGAATAGAAGACGTGATAGGGACGATGATTCGATGCATGAGAGGTATTTGGTTGGTCAAACACAGTCTCAATCAAGAGACAGCAGCAACAGTAATAGCAATGACACCAGCAGCACAAACAGTAGCAGCAACAGCATGGGAGGTGAAGAAGTTGTTGGAGCTGAAGAGAGtgagaatggaaagaaaaagaaaagcaatgGAAATCCTAGTCCTCCGCCATCACCCTATTATGGGAATCTGTTAGTGGACGCAGATCACCTGTTGCCGCTGCAACATTATATTCTACAACAAGCAAAGCTGTCAG GTTGTTACAGGTTTGGCGATCCATTGTTGGTAGAGGATGGAGACGATTCGTTAGACGAAGAAGGGGGGCGAGGTGGCGGACCAGGAGGACGCGTGGACGATGATTCTGACGATCAGTTTGCGGATGATGAAGCAGCTAGTAATCAGGGAGATTCATCGAGCCAGGAATATCTTGAAGATCATTACGCCG ATTTAGGCAACTATGATACAGCAGGTTTAGCTACTTATTACAATACTGCGGATACTTTGACTAGGCCACCTGCTACTCCACCACCTCCAACAATCGTATCCCATACTGAT GGTATAGCTGCCAGTGCCGTAAGACCGATTTCTTTACCACCATCGACCGGAGTTGTTATGGGGACCACTCCAAGCATTGGAAATGAAACTAGTATAGGAGGAACGGACTTTGATGAAATCAGGCgagatggtggtggtggggatattgaaaaatacgcCCAAGACAACCTGAATCTGAATTGTGGAAGACCTAAGGGACTCAGGTTACTCTTCCGTAAGAAATTCAGTGTGCGCGATATGCTGAGTTGGTCTAAAGACCCGATACCTCAGCCTATGCTCGCTATAACTGGAAGAGACGGTGAGAAGCCTCTCAAAAGAGAAGCTTGTAATTTATTTAGACTCGTGCAAGTTTACATGGGAGATCGCAAAGCTAACGTAGGTATGACtcttgacggagtcgcgatgGATATCGTAAATACAACTTTTGCTAAACCGCCCCTTCGAGACGAGTTGTATGTGCAAATATGTCGTCAAACGACTGAAAATCCTCGCAAAGAAAGCCTTCGCAGAGGCTGGGAGCTGATGGCTGTTTGCCTCGCGTTTGTTCCTGCCAGTGCTACTTTTGAGCCGTACCTTGAGGGTTACATGAATAGGCATAGAGATCCAGATTTCCAATTTCTTGAAGTGCCCAAATGGCCAATACACGTCCAAGTCAGTCACTACGCCACTGTGGCCTGTCGTCGTTTGCAGCGTATCGGAGCCCATGGAAAACGACAACCCCGAAAGGCTACTCTTGAGGATATCGACCAAGCAAGG ATCCAAATCTTCCGAGCTTCGATGTTTGGAGCGACGCTCACCGAAGTGATGGCTTTGCAGCGGGATCGATATCCACAAAGAGAGCTGCCATGGGTGCAGACAACCCTTGCTCGTCAGGTACTACTCCGTGGTGGGACCACCACCGAAGGAATTTTCCGGGTATCAGCCGATGCCGACGAGGTCAGCGTTCTCAAGGCATCTCTGGACAGATTCGAGGATAGCGGAGTAGCGAATTCGGCACAAGATGCCCATGCCCCAGCTTCTCTACTGAAATTGTGGGTGAGGGAGCTTTACGAACCTCTAATCCCAGATACTCTCTACACAGAATGCGTGTCGATGCGCCACGACGACGCtcgagctgctgctgcagcagcaaCCGCTTTGGTCGATCGACTTCCAGACCTCAACCGTCGAGTTCTGTGCCATCTTATTAGATTCCTACAG aTATTCGCAAGACCGGAAGTTgtcgttcgaacaaaaatgGATGCGAGCAACTTGGCTATGGTGATGGCTCCGAACGTATTACGCTGTACATCACAAGATCCAAGGATTATCCTTGAGAATGCACGGAAAGAGATGGCCTTTGTTCGTACCCTAATTCAATCTCTAGAGACCGCATGGGTCGAAGGTCTCCACTGA
- the LOC105687200 gene encoding rho GTPase-activating protein 39 isoform X3, whose product MASDSRMEWVEIIEPRTKEHMYANLTTGECVWDPPPGVPVKKTDNNQWWELFDQNTSRFYYYNATSQKTVWHRPTDCDIIPLAKLQTLKQNTEPVGPGGDSQRGVEPKKKESVSTQTPTSSVGRVARFPFQESPNLAATLQVGGACRPRGPGVGVDAQTSPPSLSPSSRRHHHHHHHHHNNRHHHRHHEQPAARRQHNHSQDSGRSSDSSVSHSRTSLESTGYRLLDSPHRHHHRSVAPTQPLPPQSSHLRQQSGTLENRSHKSGTLESVKNQKSQPKTDSPPLGLSLSTSTPLFKKKTFAEPQREIRANLDSERTKNGKDNNRGSYGPEPSTSPYRESMMESRGFRQEMPPYRPPEVQVGQLYKPQVDKYGSLIETTGNRYHRERDMHHRERVNSLDKTNATSFYPSSIHHRNRQDTGSGSVSRLHHGSVSLSEANVREKYGGVPPERVEANKSLIRGTGGIMANVSKQRSLEVSERERDHRRTTCNNSIDRTTQPIARSYSFVQQQKQQQKQQNRRRDRDDDSMHERYLVGQTQSQSRDSSNSNSNDTSSTNSSSNSMGGEEVVGAEESENGKKKKSNGNPSPPPSPYYGNLLVDADHLLPLQHYILQQAKLSGCYRFGDPLLVEDGDDSLDEEGGRGGGPGGRVDDDSDDQFADDEAASNQGDSSSQEYLEDHYADLGNYDTAGLATYYNTADTLTRPPATPPPPTIVSHTDGIAASAVRPISLPPSTGVVMGTTPSIGNETSIGGTDFDEIRRDGGGGDIEKYAQDNLNLNCGRPKGLRLLFRKKFSVRDMLSWSKDPIPQPMLAITGRDGEKPLKREACNLFRLVQVYMGDRKANVGMTLDGVAMDIVNTTFAKPPLRDELYVQICRQTTENPRKESLRRGWELMAVCLAFVPASATFEPYLEGYMNRHRDPDFQFLEVPKWPIHVQVSHYATVACRRLQRIGAHGKRQPRKATLEDIDQARIQIFRASMFGATLTEVMALQRDRYPQRELPWVQTTLARQVLLRGGTTTEGIFRVSADADEVSVLKASLDRFEDSGVANSAQDAHAPASLLKLWVRELYEPLIPDTLYTECVSMRHDDARAAAAAATALVDRLPDLNRRVLCHLIRFLQIFARPEVVVRTKMDASNLAMVMAPNVLRCTSQDPRIILENARKEMAFVRTLIQSLETAWVEGLH is encoded by the exons ATGGCATCCGACAG CAGAATGGAATGGGTGGAAATCATCGAGCCCCGTACCAAGGAGCACATGTATGCCAACCTTACCACTGGCGAATGTGTATGGGATCCCCCACCTGGAGTTCCTGT AAAGAAGACAGACAATAACCAATGGTGGGAATTGTTTGATCAGAACACTTCACGATTTTACTACTACAATGCAACATCCCAGAAAACGGTTTGGCACCGTCCTACTGACTGTGACATCATACCCCTGGCCAAGTTGCAG ACCTTGAAACAAAACACAGAGCCTGTAGGACCTGGTGGTGATTCTCAGAGAGGAGTCGAGCCCAAGAAAAAAGAGTCGGTGTCAACACAGACTCCAACTTCTTCAGTGGGTAGAGTTGCACGTTTCCCCTTTCAGGAGAGTCCAAATCTAGCTGCGACACTA CAGGTTGGAGGGGCTTGCCGACCTCGAGGACCTGGGGTTGGCGTCGATGCACAAACTTCGCCTCCTTCACTTTCACCCTCGTCCAGACGTCaccatcatcaccatcatcatcatcataacAATCGTCATCACCATAGACATCACGAACAGCCTGCAGCTCGGAGGCAGCATAATCACTCCCAG GATTCCGGGCGTTCGAGCGATAGTTCAGTTTCACATAGTCGCACTTCCTTGGAATCTACTGGTTATCGGCTGTTGGATTCACCCCATCGTCATCATCACCGTTCAGTTGCACCCACGCAACCTTTGCCTCCACAATCCTCTCATCTTCGCCAGCAATCTGGTACTCTAGAAAACCGAAGTCACAAGAGTGGCACTCTGGAGAGTgtgaagaaccaaaaatctCAACCGAAAACTGACTCACCACCTCTAGGCTTGTCGCTGTCAACTAGTACTCcccttttcaaaaaaaagacTTTTGCTGAACCTCAGAGAGAAATCAGAGCTAATTTAGACTCTGAGAGAACTAAGAATG GCAAAGATAACAACAGAGGATCATATGGCCCAGAGCCAAGTACGTCGCCATACAGAGAGTCGATGATGGAATCCCGTGGCTTCAGGCAAGAAATGCCACCTTATCGTCCACCGGAGGTACAAGTTGGACAACTGTACAAGCCTCAGGTCGATAAATATGGATCTCTCATCGAAACAACGGGAAATCGATATCACAGGGAACGGGATATGCACCACAGGGAGAGAGTAAACAGTCTAGACAAAACAAACGCAACATCATTTTATCCGAGCTCTATTCACCATCGTAACCGTCAAGACACAGGCAGTGGTAGTGTGAGTAGACTCCATCATGGCTCCGTATCTTTGTCAGAGGCTAATGTTAGAGAGAAATATGGCGGAGTACCACCGGAGAGAGTAGAGGCTAATAAAAGTTTAATCAGAGGGACTGGAGGAATTATGGCAAATGTATCTAAGCAAAGAAGTTTGGAAGTTAGTGAAAGGGAGAGAGATCATAGGAGAACAACTTGCAATAATTCTATCGACCGTACAACACAGCCGATAGCACGCAGCTACAGTTTTGTgcagcagcaaaagcagcaACAGAAGCAGCAGAATAGAAGACGTGATAGGGACGATGATTCGATGCATGAGAGGTATTTGGTTGGTCAAACACAGTCTCAATCAAGAGACAGCAGCAACAGTAATAGCAATGACACCAGCAGCACAAACAGTAGCAGCAACAGCATGGGAGGTGAAGAAGTTGTTGGAGCTGAAGAGAGtgagaatggaaagaaaaagaaaagcaatgGAAATCCTAGTCCTCCGCCATCACCCTATTATGGGAATCTGTTAGTGGACGCAGATCACCTGTTGCCGCTGCAACATTATATTCTACAACAAGCAAAGCTGTCAG GTTGTTACAGGTTTGGCGATCCATTGTTGGTAGAGGATGGAGACGATTCGTTAGACGAAGAAGGGGGGCGAGGTGGCGGACCAGGAGGACGCGTGGACGATGATTCTGACGATCAGTTTGCGGATGATGAAGCAGCTAGTAATCAGGGAGATTCATCGAGCCAGGAATATCTTGAAGATCATTACGCCG ATTTAGGCAACTATGATACAGCAGGTTTAGCTACTTATTACAATACTGCGGATACTTTGACTAGGCCACCTGCTACTCCACCACCTCCAACAATCGTATCCCATACTGAT GGTATAGCTGCCAGTGCCGTAAGACCGATTTCTTTACCACCATCGACCGGAGTTGTTATGGGGACCACTCCAAGCATTGGAAATGAAACTAGTATAGGAGGAACGGACTTTGATGAAATCAGGCgagatggtggtggtggggatattgaaaaatacgcCCAAGACAACCTGAATCTGAATTGTGGAAGACCTAAGGGACTCAGGTTACTCTTCCGTAAGAAATTCAGTGTGCGCGATATGCTGAGTTGGTCTAAAGACCCGATACCTCAGCCTATGCTCGCTATAACTGGAAGAGACGGTGAGAAGCCTCTCAAAAGAGAAGCTTGTAATTTATTTAGACTCGTGCAAGTTTACATGGGAGATCGCAAAGCTAACGTAGGTATGACtcttgacggagtcgcgatgGATATCGTAAATACAACTTTTGCTAAACCGCCCCTTCGAGACGAGTTGTATGTGCAAATATGTCGTCAAACGACTGAAAATCCTCGCAAAGAAAGCCTTCGCAGAGGCTGGGAGCTGATGGCTGTTTGCCTCGCGTTTGTTCCTGCCAGTGCTACTTTTGAGCCGTACCTTGAGGGTTACATGAATAGGCATAGAGATCCAGATTTCCAATTTCTTGAAGTGCCCAAATGGCCAATACACGTCCAAGTCAGTCACTACGCCACTGTGGCCTGTCGTCGTTTGCAGCGTATCGGAGCCCATGGAAAACGACAACCCCGAAAGGCTACTCTTGAGGATATCGACCAAGCAAGG ATCCAAATCTTCCGAGCTTCGATGTTTGGAGCGACGCTCACCGAAGTGATGGCTTTGCAGCGGGATCGATATCCACAAAGAGAGCTGCCATGGGTGCAGACAACCCTTGCTCGTCAGGTACTACTCCGTGGTGGGACCACCACCGAAGGAATTTTCCGGGTATCAGCCGATGCCGACGAGGTCAGCGTTCTCAAGGCATCTCTGGACAGATTCGAGGATAGCGGAGTAGCGAATTCGGCACAAGATGCCCATGCCCCAGCTTCTCTACTGAAATTGTGGGTGAGGGAGCTTTACGAACCTCTAATCCCAGATACTCTCTACACAGAATGCGTGTCGATGCGCCACGACGACGCtcgagctgctgctgcagcagcaaCCGCTTTGGTCGATCGACTTCCAGACCTCAACCGTCGAGTTCTGTGCCATCTTATTAGATTCCTACAG aTATTCGCAAGACCGGAAGTTgtcgttcgaacaaaaatgGATGCGAGCAACTTGGCTATGGTGATGGCTCCGAACGTATTACGCTGTACATCACAAGATCCAAGGATTATCCTTGAGAATGCACGGAAAGAGATGGCCTTTGTTCGTACCCTAATTCAATCTCTAGAGACCGCATGGGTCGAAGGTCTCCACTGA